In one window of Burkholderia cenocepacia DNA:
- a CDS encoding lipoprotein, translating to MIFRFRLLPVTMLAAALALTGCDDQGHLDVQRIRDFFNAIKPAPLLLKGLKVGESTEADVRGTMGKPETERTFTDGSKRLEYPRGPMGNQTWFVDLDANGRYTGATQVLTAENFAKVRPGMDEDEVRRLLGKPGDIAQYPLKPETVWSWRWLEDGVNTDAFFNVHFGPDGLVYTTSRSDILKGR from the coding sequence ATGATTTTTCGTTTCCGGCTGCTTCCCGTGACGATGCTGGCCGCCGCGCTGGCGCTGACCGGTTGCGACGACCAAGGCCATCTCGACGTGCAACGTATCAGAGACTTCTTCAACGCGATCAAGCCCGCGCCGCTATTGCTGAAAGGGCTGAAGGTCGGCGAATCGACCGAGGCCGACGTGCGCGGCACGATGGGCAAGCCCGAGACCGAGCGCACGTTCACCGACGGCTCGAAGCGTCTCGAGTATCCGCGCGGCCCGATGGGCAACCAGACGTGGTTCGTCGATCTCGATGCGAACGGGCGCTACACGGGCGCGACGCAGGTGCTGACCGCCGAGAATTTCGCGAAAGTGCGCCCGGGGATGGACGAGGACGAGGTGCGGCGCCTGCTCGGCAAACCCGGCGACATCGCGCAATATCCGCTGAAACCCGAGACGGTCTGGAGCTGGCGCTGGCTCGAGGACGGCGTCAACACCGACGCGTTCTTCAACGTCCATTTCGGCCCGGACGGGCTCGTTTATACGACGTCGCGCTCCGACATCCTGAAAGGGCGCTGA
- a CDS encoding BrnT family toxin — protein MPQITVRAVAASQQFVPPFLRTAYTAVSKGKNPLPDSRMTRREAGFLQFSGRFFDIAPDWPSGRMGRSRPASHNRSLMPATRCAPARRFDAIRCGVLFFASTKTPCLPMFLHPQLVEIPFVFDEAKDLSNRLKHGISLRMAEFAEWEAARTWPDTRRDYGDARWICLVPIGTRLYTAIVVPRGRALRVVSLRKANNREMSRYEEGG, from the coding sequence TTGCCTCAAATCACCGTGCGCGCGGTTGCTGCGTCGCAACAATTCGTCCCACCATTTCTGCGCACGGCCTATACCGCTGTTTCCAAAGGAAAAAACCCGCTTCCTGACAGTCGGATGACGCGTCGGGAAGCGGGTTTTTTGCAATTTTCCGGTCGCTTTTTCGATATAGCGCCGGACTGGCCATCAGGCCGAATGGGCAGGTCCAGGCCCGCGTCACACAATCGCTCGCTCATGCCCGCGACACGATGCGCGCCTGCGCGCCGATTCGATGCCATCCGCTGCGGCGTCTTATTTTTTGCATCCACAAAAACTCCTTGCCTGCCCATGTTTTTGCATCCACAATTAGTCGAAATTCCATTCGTTTTCGACGAGGCCAAGGATCTGTCGAACCGGCTGAAACACGGCATCTCGTTGCGAATGGCCGAATTCGCCGAGTGGGAAGCCGCGCGCACGTGGCCGGACACCCGCCGGGACTACGGCGACGCACGCTGGATCTGTCTGGTGCCGATCGGCACGCGCCTTTACACGGCGATCGTCGTCCCGCGCGGCCGCGCGCTGCGCGTCGTCAGCCTGCGAAAAGCCAACAACCGAGAGATGAGTCGGTATGAAGAAGGCGGTTAA
- a CDS encoding ABC transporter ATP-binding protein, with protein sequence MAEITQTSASASVKLAAVDIHKRYGDNEVLKGVSLNAKAGDVISIIGASGSGKSTFLRCINFLERPNAGQIVVDGEAVRTKTDRAGALEVADHKQLQRIRTKLAMVFQHFNLWAHMNVLENVMEAPVHVLGISKKEAEERAREYLEKVGLPPRVEKQYPSHLSGGQQQRVAIARALAMHPDVMLFDEPTSALDPELVGEVLKVMQKLAEEGRTMIVVTHEMGFARNVSNHVMFLHQGRTEEEGDPKEVLVRPQSERLKQFLSGSLK encoded by the coding sequence TTGGCCGAGATCACCCAAACGAGCGCGTCCGCTTCCGTCAAGCTTGCCGCGGTCGACATCCACAAGCGCTATGGCGACAACGAGGTGCTCAAGGGCGTGTCGCTGAACGCGAAGGCTGGTGACGTCATCAGCATCATCGGCGCGAGCGGCTCGGGCAAGAGCACGTTCCTGCGCTGCATCAATTTTCTCGAGCGGCCGAATGCGGGGCAGATCGTCGTCGACGGCGAGGCCGTGCGCACGAAGACCGATCGCGCCGGCGCGCTCGAAGTCGCCGATCACAAGCAGTTGCAGCGCATTCGCACGAAGCTTGCGATGGTGTTCCAGCACTTCAACCTGTGGGCGCACATGAACGTGCTCGAGAACGTGATGGAAGCGCCCGTGCACGTGCTCGGCATTTCGAAGAAGGAAGCCGAGGAGCGTGCACGCGAGTATCTCGAGAAGGTCGGTTTGCCGCCGCGCGTCGAGAAGCAGTATCCGTCGCATCTGTCGGGCGGCCAGCAGCAGCGCGTGGCGATCGCCCGTGCGCTGGCGATGCATCCGGACGTGATGCTGTTCGACGAGCCGACCTCCGCGCTCGATCCGGAACTGGTGGGCGAAGTGCTGAAGGTGATGCAGAAGCTCGCCGAGGAAGGCCGCACGATGATCGTCGTCACGCACGAGATGGGCTTCGCGCGCAACGTGTCGAACCACGTGATGTTCCTGCATCAGGGGCGGACCGAGGAGGAGGGCGACCCGAAGGAAGTGCTGGTGCGCCCGCAGAGCGAGCGGCTCAAGCAGTTCCTGTCGGGCAGCCTCAAGTAA
- a CDS encoding lysylphosphatidylglycerol synthase domain-containing protein, producing the protein MSKWIKWLGWPIGIGILLALGLHEGVGDVSQMLARAGYALLWLVPFHALPLLLDAYAWHQLLDRRSSLPFLWWIATVREAVNRLLPVVGIGGEIVGIRLARWQVPDASRVTASVIVEVLVTIVVQYAFAALGLVLLLATTDNMGGGTIGLALLLTLPLPVLGVVLMRRGGIFHAIERFAGRLLGDSHRLLQGVDGRRLDADIDSLMSRTGLLFSAFFWQLAGYVLGALEIYWALALLGHPVSIGGAIAIEAMTQAVRHAAFMVPGGLGVQEATVVLLAQMFGVDRETALSLAVVKRGREVLFGCLALGSWQLAELVRTRRRLGAPSTVPRPAPPAKRASETRTETETTH; encoded by the coding sequence ATGAGCAAGTGGATCAAGTGGCTCGGCTGGCCGATCGGCATCGGCATCCTGCTCGCGCTGGGGCTGCACGAAGGCGTCGGCGACGTGTCGCAGATGCTCGCGCGCGCCGGCTATGCGCTGCTGTGGCTCGTGCCGTTCCACGCGCTGCCGCTGCTGCTCGATGCGTATGCATGGCACCAGCTGCTCGACCGGCGCAGTTCGCTGCCGTTCCTGTGGTGGATCGCGACCGTGCGCGAGGCCGTGAACCGGCTGCTGCCCGTGGTCGGGATCGGCGGCGAGATCGTCGGCATCCGGCTCGCGCGCTGGCAGGTGCCCGACGCGAGCCGCGTGACCGCGTCGGTGATCGTCGAGGTGCTCGTGACGATCGTCGTCCAGTATGCGTTCGCGGCGCTCGGCCTCGTGCTGCTGCTCGCGACGACCGACAACATGGGCGGCGGCACGATCGGCCTCGCGCTGCTGCTGACGCTGCCGTTGCCGGTGCTCGGCGTGGTGCTGATGCGGCGCGGCGGCATCTTCCATGCGATCGAGCGTTTCGCGGGCCGCCTGCTCGGCGATTCGCACCGGCTGCTGCAGGGCGTCGACGGCCGTCGGCTCGACGCCGACATCGATTCGCTGATGTCGCGCACGGGCCTGCTGTTCAGCGCCTTCTTCTGGCAACTGGCCGGCTACGTGCTCGGCGCGCTCGAGATCTACTGGGCGCTCGCGCTGCTCGGCCACCCGGTGTCGATCGGCGGCGCGATCGCGATCGAGGCGATGACGCAGGCGGTGCGGCATGCGGCGTTCATGGTGCCGGGCGGGCTCGGCGTGCAGGAGGCGACCGTCGTGCTGCTTGCGCAGATGTTCGGCGTCGACCGCGAGACGGCGCTGTCGCTCGCGGTCGTCAAGCGCGGCCGCGAGGTGCTGTTCGGCTGCCTCGCGCTCGGCTCGTGGCAGCTTGCCGAGCTGGTGCGCACGCGCCGCCGGCTGGGCGCGCCGTCGACCGTGCCGCGCCCGGCGCCGCCGGCGAAGCGGGCGTCCGAAACCCGGACCGAAACCGAAACGACGCATTGA
- a CDS encoding LLM class flavin-dependent oxidoreductase: MTPFSVLDLAPIPAGADASQAFRNTVDLAQHAERWGYQRYWLAEHHNMPGIASAATAVVIGHVAGATRTIRVGSGGIMLPNHAPLVIAEQFGTLASLYPGRIDLGLGRAPGTDQTTSRALRRDLIGSADSFPDDVAELQRYFAEPVPGQRVRAVPGAGLDVPVWLLGSSLFSAQLAAMLGLPFAFASHFAPDYLMRALEIYRAQYRPSAAWPKPHAMVGVNVFAAETDDEARRLFTSLQQQFINLRRGTPGKLPPPVDVLEANELELATVAHSLSFAAVGSRDTVRDKLRDRIAQTGADELIITAQIYDHAARLRSFELAAQIRDELASEAR, translated from the coding sequence ATGACACCGTTTTCCGTACTCGATCTCGCCCCCATTCCGGCCGGCGCCGACGCCTCGCAGGCGTTCCGTAACACCGTCGATCTCGCGCAGCATGCGGAACGCTGGGGCTACCAGCGCTACTGGCTGGCCGAGCATCACAACATGCCGGGGATCGCGAGTGCGGCCACCGCCGTCGTGATCGGCCACGTCGCGGGTGCCACCCGGACGATCCGGGTCGGCTCGGGCGGCATCATGCTGCCGAACCATGCGCCGCTCGTGATCGCCGAACAGTTCGGCACGCTCGCGTCGCTGTATCCGGGGCGCATCGACCTCGGCCTCGGCCGCGCGCCCGGCACCGACCAGACCACGTCGCGCGCGCTGCGCCGCGACCTGATCGGCAGTGCCGATTCGTTTCCGGACGACGTCGCGGAGCTGCAGCGCTACTTCGCGGAGCCGGTACCGGGCCAGCGCGTGCGGGCGGTGCCCGGCGCGGGGCTCGACGTCCCGGTGTGGCTGCTCGGTTCGAGCCTGTTCAGCGCGCAGCTCGCGGCGATGCTCGGGCTGCCGTTCGCGTTCGCGTCGCATTTCGCGCCGGACTATCTGATGCGGGCGCTCGAGATCTATCGCGCGCAATACCGGCCGTCGGCCGCGTGGCCGAAACCGCATGCGATGGTGGGCGTCAACGTGTTCGCGGCCGAGACCGACGACGAGGCGCGGCGCCTGTTCACGTCGCTGCAGCAACAGTTCATCAACCTGCGGCGCGGCACGCCGGGCAAGCTGCCGCCGCCCGTCGACGTGCTCGAGGCGAACGAACTCGAGCTCGCGACCGTCGCCCATTCGCTGTCGTTCGCGGCGGTCGGCTCGCGCGACACGGTGCGCGACAAGCTGCGCGACCGCATCGCGCAGACGGGCGCCGACGAGCTGATCATCACCGCGCAGATCTACGATCACGCCGCGCGGCTGCGCTCGTTCGAACTGGCCGCGCAGATCCGCGACGAGCTCGCGAGCGAGGCACGCTGA
- a CDS encoding BrnA antitoxin family protein, translated as MKKAVKFIRNTPEEEAAIARGIAADPDARELGDEEIDAMKPFVEVVAKKFGRPKLEHPKEQVSIRYDADILAAFRAEGPGWQTRMNDALRDWLKKRRA; from the coding sequence ATGAAGAAGGCGGTTAAATTCATCCGCAACACGCCCGAGGAAGAAGCGGCGATCGCGCGCGGCATCGCCGCCGATCCGGACGCCCGTGAACTCGGCGACGAAGAAATCGATGCGATGAAGCCCTTCGTCGAGGTCGTCGCGAAGAAATTCGGGCGCCCGAAGCTCGAGCACCCGAAGGAACAGGTCAGCATCCGCTACGACGCGGACATCCTCGCCGCGTTCCGGGCAGAAGGCCCGGGCTGGCAGACGCGCATGAACGACGCGCTGCGCGACTGGCTGAAGAAACGCCGCGCGTGA
- the hpnK gene encoding hopanoid biosynthesis-associated protein HpnK translates to MATQRAARALIFTADDFGLHPRVNAAVERAHRDGVLNAASLMVGAPAAQDAIERARRLPSLAVGLHLVLADGPATLPAHEIPALVGPDGRFGDAMAKDGCRFFFLPHVRAQLRREIRAQFDAFAASGLPLDHVNAHKHFHLHPTVLSMIIEIGRDYGLRAVRLPYETSAPALLKPWIALVRARLDRAGLAHNDYVVGIEQTGAMDEAVLLDALAKLPPGVGEIYCHPAEAGDGPITPTMAGYRPVDELDALLSPRVGAALKAAGVATGGFADVFGEPAARRGAHASRAPGAQPS, encoded by the coding sequence GTGGCGACGCAGCGGGCGGCGCGGGCGCTGATCTTCACCGCGGACGACTTCGGGCTGCACCCGCGCGTCAACGCGGCGGTCGAGCGCGCGCACCGCGACGGCGTGCTGAACGCCGCCAGCCTGATGGTCGGCGCCCCCGCCGCGCAGGATGCGATCGAACGCGCGCGGCGGCTGCCGTCGCTCGCGGTCGGCCTGCACCTGGTGCTCGCGGACGGGCCGGCCACGCTGCCCGCGCATGAGATTCCCGCGCTCGTCGGGCCCGACGGGCGCTTCGGCGACGCGATGGCGAAGGACGGCTGTCGCTTCTTCTTCCTGCCGCACGTGCGCGCGCAGCTGCGCCGCGAAATCCGTGCGCAGTTCGACGCGTTCGCGGCGAGCGGCCTGCCGCTCGACCACGTGAACGCGCACAAGCATTTCCACCTGCATCCGACCGTGCTGTCGATGATCATCGAGATCGGCCGCGACTACGGGCTGCGCGCGGTGCGGCTGCCGTACGAAACGAGCGCGCCGGCGCTGCTCAAGCCGTGGATCGCGCTGGTGCGCGCGCGGCTCGACCGCGCGGGGCTCGCGCACAACGACTACGTGGTGGGCATCGAGCAGACGGGCGCGATGGACGAGGCCGTGCTGCTCGACGCGCTCGCGAAGCTGCCGCCGGGCGTCGGCGAGATCTACTGCCATCCGGCCGAGGCCGGCGACGGCCCGATCACGCCGACGATGGCCGGCTACCGTCCGGTCGACGAACTGGATGCGCTGCTGTCGCCGCGCGTCGGGGCCGCGCTGAAGGCGGCGGGCGTCGCGACCGGCGGCTTTGCCGACGTATTCGGCGAGCCTGCGGCCCGACGCGGCGCGCACGCGTCGCGCGCACCGGGAGCGCAGCCGTCATGA
- the hpnJ gene encoding hopanoid biosynthesis associated radical SAM protein HpnJ — protein sequence MQATGAFMKTLFLQAPSYDGFDGGAGSRYQAKREIRSFWYPTWLAQPAALVPGSRVVDAPADGLSVEETLKIANDYDLVIIHTSTPSFPTDAMFAQDLKKMKPSMLVGMVGAKVMVDPHNSLTASEAIDFVCREEFDYTCKELAEGKPFPEIKGLSWRAKDGSIEHNEARPILENMDELPFVAPVYKRDLKIDNYFIGYLNYPYVSIYTGRGCKSRCTFCLWPQTVSGHRYRTRSVENVLAEAKWIRDNMPEVKELMFDDDTFTDDLPRAEAIAIGLGKLGITWSCNAKANVPYKSLKIMKENGLRLLLVGFESGDDQILVNIKKGVRTDFARRFSADCKKLGIKIHGTFILGLPGETQETIKKTIEYAKEINPHTIQVSLAAPYPGTTLYQQAVENGWMEENKTINLVSKEGVQLAAIGYAHLSRDEIYHHLEQFYRQFYFRPSKIWEIVREMLTSWDMMKRRLREGVEFFRFLRAHEA from the coding sequence ATGCAGGCTACCGGAGCATTCATGAAAACGCTGTTCTTGCAGGCCCCTTCGTATGACGGCTTCGACGGCGGAGCCGGCTCGCGCTATCAGGCGAAGCGCGAAATCCGTTCCTTCTGGTATCCGACCTGGCTCGCGCAGCCGGCCGCGCTCGTGCCGGGCAGCCGCGTCGTCGATGCGCCGGCCGACGGCCTGTCGGTCGAGGAAACGCTGAAGATCGCCAACGACTACGATCTCGTGATCATCCACACGAGCACGCCGTCGTTCCCGACCGACGCGATGTTCGCGCAGGATCTGAAGAAGATGAAGCCGTCGATGCTGGTCGGCATGGTCGGCGCGAAGGTGATGGTCGATCCGCACAACTCGCTCACGGCGAGCGAGGCGATCGACTTCGTGTGCCGCGAGGAATTCGACTACACCTGCAAGGAACTCGCCGAAGGCAAGCCGTTCCCCGAGATCAAGGGCTTGAGCTGGCGCGCGAAGGACGGCTCGATCGAGCACAACGAAGCGCGTCCGATCCTCGAGAACATGGACGAACTGCCGTTCGTCGCGCCCGTCTACAAGCGCGACCTGAAGATCGACAACTACTTTATCGGCTACCTGAATTACCCGTACGTGTCGATCTACACGGGCCGCGGCTGCAAGTCGCGCTGCACGTTCTGCCTGTGGCCGCAGACGGTCAGCGGCCATCGCTACCGCACGCGCTCGGTCGAGAACGTGCTCGCGGAAGCGAAGTGGATTCGCGACAACATGCCGGAAGTGAAGGAACTGATGTTCGACGACGACACCTTCACCGACGACCTGCCGCGCGCCGAAGCCATCGCCATCGGCCTGGGCAAGCTCGGCATCACGTGGTCGTGCAACGCGAAGGCCAACGTGCCGTACAAGTCGCTGAAGATCATGAAGGAAAACGGCCTGCGGCTGTTGCTGGTCGGCTTCGAATCGGGCGACGACCAGATCCTCGTGAACATCAAGAAGGGCGTGCGCACCGATTTCGCGCGCCGCTTCAGCGCGGACTGCAAGAAGCTCGGCATCAAGATCCACGGCACCTTCATCCTCGGCCTGCCGGGCGAGACGCAGGAAACCATCAAGAAGACGATCGAGTACGCGAAGGAAATCAATCCGCATACGATCCAGGTGTCGCTCGCCGCGCCGTATCCGGGCACGACGCTGTACCAGCAGGCGGTGGAAAACGGCTGGATGGAAGAGAACAAGACCATCAACCTGGTCAGCAAGGAAGGCGTGCAGCTCGCGGCGATCGGCTATGCGCACCTGTCGCGCGACGAGATCTATCACCATCTCGAGCAGTTCTATCGCCAGTTCTACTTCCGTCCGTCGAAGATCTGGGAAATCGTGCGCGAGATGCTGACGAGCTGGGACATGATGAAGCGTCGCCTGCGCGAAGGCGTCGAGTTCTTCCGCTTCCTGCGCGCGCACGAGGCCTGA
- a CDS encoding GlxA family transcriptional regulator, whose amino-acid sequence MVPVSRPAGATRTTQVAIVALPPVSMSGVGPIVDALNLANEIDGRLLYRWQVCSWDGRPVPLAGGAQWHADAAFNDAIACDWLIVVSERFQQFADYRLFLASLARVGQRTPVVTGIHHGVWWLAMAGQLSGYRVSVNWETYQQFAEQFERSIVTQQIFEIDRDRATCAGGQATVDFMLAMIGREHGADLAERIADALGAGTLRSGEERQRIPFVTAPGERHPRLNDALLLMEANVEDPLTTDEIAGLVGVSRRQLERLFRQYLGAMPSKYYLNLRLLKARTQLQRTSKSVVQVSLACGFSSAAHFSNAYRERFGVTPREDRRAWLEKQTGGGSEPRGGALVERGKD is encoded by the coding sequence GTGGTACCGGTGTCTCGTCCCGCAGGCGCCACCCGCACGACGCAGGTGGCGATCGTTGCATTGCCGCCCGTGTCGATGTCGGGCGTGGGTCCGATCGTCGATGCGCTGAATCTCGCGAACGAGATCGACGGGCGGCTCCTGTACCGCTGGCAGGTGTGTTCGTGGGACGGGCGGCCGGTGCCGCTCGCGGGCGGTGCGCAGTGGCATGCCGATGCGGCGTTCAATGATGCGATCGCGTGCGACTGGTTGATCGTCGTGTCCGAACGGTTTCAGCAGTTTGCCGATTACCGGTTGTTTCTCGCGAGTCTCGCGCGGGTCGGGCAGCGCACGCCGGTCGTGACGGGTATTCACCACGGCGTGTGGTGGCTCGCGATGGCGGGCCAGCTTTCCGGGTATCGGGTGAGCGTGAACTGGGAAACGTATCAGCAGTTCGCCGAGCAGTTCGAGCGGTCGATCGTCACGCAGCAGATCTTCGAGATCGATCGCGATCGGGCGACCTGTGCCGGTGGGCAGGCGACCGTCGATTTCATGCTGGCCATGATTGGCCGGGAACATGGGGCGGATCTCGCGGAGCGGATTGCCGATGCGCTGGGAGCCGGCACACTGCGCAGCGGCGAGGAGCGGCAGAGGATTCCTTTTGTTACTGCTCCGGGGGAGCGGCATCCTCGGTTGAATGACGCGTTGCTCTTGATGGAAGCCAATGTCGAGGATCCGCTTACTACCGATGAGATCGCCGGATTGGTCGGCGTTTCGCGCCGACAGTTGGAGCGGCTCTTTCGGCAGTATCTCGGGGCGATGCCCTCCAAGTATTACCTCAATCTTCGGCTGCTCAAGGCTCGCACGCAGTTGCAGCGGACCAGCAAGTCGGTTGTTCAGGTTTCTCTCGCTTGTGGGTTCTCTTCTGCTGCGCACTTCTCCAACGCTTACCGCGAAAGGTTTGGGGTTACGCCTCGGGAGGATCGAAGAGCGTGGCTCGAGAAGCAGACCGGCGGGGGCAGTGAGCCTCGGGGTGGGGCGCTCGTCGAGCGCGGGAAAGATTGA
- the hpnI gene encoding bacteriohopanetetrol glucosamine biosynthesis glycosyltransferase HpnI yields MTPAATLLDWLLIVFTLAAAGYALVAAFAPRPRTPRTAVRDGFEPVSVLKPLCGAEPHLYENLATFCAQRHPRYEVLLGVASSADPAIAVVERLRADHPECDITLVIDARVHGKNLKVSNLINLAERAKYGRIVIADSDIAVQPDYLERVTAPLADPSVGVVTCLYHARSVGGFWTRIGAQFVDAWFAPSVRITHLGRSSRFGFGATLALTRDTLDRIGGLVALKDELADDFWLAELPRRLGRRTVLSEVEVATDVIEPSFGPLWHRETRWLRTIRSLNPAGFAFLFITFTVPWLAIGAALALRLDGTFAGTLAGGAAAVGAFGRLVLHARGEDGWRAFWRDLPLVAVRDTLLALEWLAAVFGTHVVWRGARMTVVGGERATAAVEAVDGR; encoded by the coding sequence ATGACGCCCGCCGCAACGCTGCTCGACTGGCTGCTGATCGTCTTCACGCTGGCCGCGGCCGGCTACGCGCTCGTCGCGGCCTTCGCGCCGCGGCCGCGCACGCCGCGCACCGCGGTGCGCGACGGCTTCGAGCCGGTCAGTGTGCTGAAGCCGCTGTGCGGCGCGGAGCCGCACCTGTATGAAAACCTCGCGACCTTCTGCGCGCAGCGCCATCCTCGCTACGAGGTGCTGCTCGGCGTCGCATCGTCGGCCGATCCGGCCATCGCCGTCGTCGAGCGGCTGCGCGCCGATCATCCGGAGTGCGACATCACGCTCGTGATCGACGCGCGCGTGCATGGCAAGAACCTGAAGGTCAGCAACCTGATCAATCTCGCCGAGCGCGCGAAATACGGCCGCATCGTGATCGCGGACAGCGACATCGCGGTGCAGCCCGACTATCTGGAGCGTGTCACGGCGCCGCTGGCGGACCCGTCGGTGGGGGTCGTCACGTGCCTGTATCATGCGCGCAGCGTCGGCGGCTTCTGGACGCGGATCGGCGCGCAGTTCGTCGACGCGTGGTTCGCGCCGTCGGTGCGCATCACGCACCTCGGCCGCTCGAGCCGCTTCGGCTTCGGCGCGACGCTCGCGCTCACGCGCGACACGCTCGACCGGATCGGCGGGCTCGTCGCGCTGAAGGACGAACTGGCCGACGATTTCTGGCTGGCCGAGCTGCCGCGTCGCCTCGGGCGGCGCACCGTGCTGTCGGAGGTCGAGGTCGCGACCGACGTGATCGAGCCGTCGTTCGGGCCGCTGTGGCACCGCGAGACGCGCTGGCTGCGCACGATCCGTTCGCTGAACCCGGCCGGCTTCGCGTTCCTGTTCATTACGTTTACCGTGCCGTGGCTCGCGATCGGCGCGGCGCTCGCACTGCGCCTCGACGGCACCTTCGCCGGCACGCTGGCGGGCGGGGCGGCCGCGGTCGGCGCATTCGGCCGGCTCGTGCTGCATGCGCGCGGCGAGGACGGCTGGCGCGCGTTCTGGCGCGACCTGCCGCTCGTCGCGGTGCGCGACACGCTGCTCGCGCTCGAGTGGCTCGCGGCCGTGTTCGGCACGCACGTCGTGTGGCGCGGCGCCAGGATGACGGTCGTCGGCGGCGAACGCGCGACGGCGGCCGTGGAAGCAGTGGACGGCCGCTAG
- a CDS encoding ABC transporter permease, whose translation MIEILQEFGKAFLFWDGQRLSGLAVTLWLLVASISLGFVCAVPLAVARVSRNKWVSMPVRFYTYVFRGTPLYVQLLLMYTGMYSLEFVRSHSLLDAFFRSGFNCAILAFALNTCAYTTEIFAGAIRAIPHGEVEAARAYGMSSFTMYRRVILPSALRRALPLYSNEVILMLHATTVAFTATVPDILKVARDANSATYMAFQSFGIAALIYLAVSFALVAAFRRAERHWLAYLAAARH comes from the coding sequence ATGATCGAGATCCTCCAGGAATTCGGCAAGGCGTTCCTTTTCTGGGACGGCCAGCGCCTGTCCGGCCTCGCGGTGACGCTGTGGCTGCTCGTCGCATCGATTTCGCTCGGCTTCGTGTGCGCGGTGCCGCTCGCGGTTGCGCGCGTGTCGAGGAACAAGTGGGTGTCGATGCCGGTGCGGTTCTACACGTACGTGTTCCGCGGCACGCCGCTCTACGTGCAGCTGCTGCTGATGTACACGGGCATGTACAGCCTCGAGTTCGTGCGCTCGCACTCGCTGCTCGACGCATTTTTCCGCAGCGGTTTCAACTGCGCGATCCTCGCGTTCGCGCTGAACACCTGCGCGTACACCACCGAGATCTTCGCCGGTGCGATCCGCGCGATTCCGCACGGCGAGGTCGAGGCGGCGCGCGCGTACGGGATGTCGTCGTTCACGATGTACCGCCGCGTGATCCTGCCGTCGGCGCTGCGTCGCGCGCTGCCGCTGTACAGCAACGAGGTGATCCTGATGCTGCACGCGACGACCGTCGCATTCACCGCGACCGTGCCGGACATCCTGAAGGTCGCGCGCGATGCCAATTCCGCGACCTACATGGCGTTCCAGTCGTTCGGAATCGCCGCGCTGATCTATCTTGCGGTATCGTTCGCACTCGTCGCGGCGTTTCGCCGCGCGGAGCGCCACTGGCTCGCGTACCTCGCGGCCGCCCGTCATTGA
- a CDS encoding ABC transporter permease, with protein sequence MFLYGFGPVLWAGTVQTIELSVLSLATAVALGLIGAVAKLSHNRVLRAIATGYTTLIRSVPDLVLMLLLFYSIQIWLNQFTDLVGWNQIDIDPFVAGVLTLGFIYGAYFTETFRGAFLSVPRGQLEAGSAYGMSGARVFVRIMFPQMMRFALPGIGNNWQVLVKATALVSIIGLADVVKAAQDAGKSTFNMFFFILVAALIYLAITTVSNLVLIQLEKRYSMGVRHAEL encoded by the coding sequence GTGTTCCTTTACGGCTTTGGTCCCGTCCTCTGGGCCGGCACCGTGCAGACCATCGAGCTGTCGGTGCTGTCGCTCGCCACTGCGGTGGCGCTGGGGCTGATCGGCGCGGTGGCGAAGCTGTCGCACAACCGGGTGCTGCGAGCGATCGCGACCGGTTATACGACGCTGATCCGCTCGGTGCCCGATCTCGTGCTGATGCTGCTGCTGTTCTACAGCATCCAGATCTGGCTGAACCAGTTCACCGACCTCGTCGGCTGGAACCAGATCGACATCGATCCGTTCGTGGCCGGCGTGCTGACGCTTGGCTTCATCTACGGCGCGTACTTCACCGAGACGTTTCGCGGCGCGTTCCTGTCGGTGCCGCGCGGCCAGCTCGAAGCCGGTTCGGCTTACGGGATGAGCGGCGCGCGCGTGTTCGTGCGGATCATGTTTCCGCAGATGATGCGCTTCGCACTGCCGGGCATCGGCAACAACTGGCAGGTGCTCGTGAAGGCGACCGCGCTGGTGTCGATCATCGGTCTCGCGGACGTCGTGAAGGCCGCGCAGGACGCCGGCAAGAGCACGTTCAACATGTTCTTCTTCATCCTCGTCGCGGCGCTGATCTATCTCGCGATCACGACCGTCTCCAACCTCGTGCTGATCCAGCTCGAGAAGCGTTATTCCATGGGCGTGCGGCACGCAGAACTATGA